In Segatella copri, the DNA window ATACAAACTTCAGTCAAGCGGCATGAAAGCATTCACTATATCATCCATCAACAATGAAAAGGGAGAAGCTACATATCAAGAGATTACAGGCGAAATCCCTGGAAAAACTCCAGTGCTCATTGAGTGCAGTTCTGATAAAGCTAAAGACAACTTAATTACACCATTAGTGAGCACGAGCAATAGCATTAAAGCTACAAACCGCTTAGAAGGATTTTTTTCTGCCTAGGTGATTGGCTAAGCCAACATCTCATCTACACCGAGTTTAATGCCAACACTATGAGAGTATTAGGTATTAATGAAAGTGGCGAATTAGTTTTCAATAACTCAAATAAATACATGTCACCAGTTGAATTTTATAATGGTGACCGCGATTACTATTATATCGCCATTCCTCACAACACAGCCTACCTCCCAGTAACTGCTACAACTCCAAGCGAATTGAAACTGGTTGATTATAATACTGGTATCACACCAATTGTCATTGAATCAGATGCAAACATATCAAACGACATCTATACGATAAATGGCATAAAAGTTCGTGAGAACGCCACATCAGTAGAAGGTCTTCCTGAAGGCATCTACATTTTTAAGAACAAGAAATATGTGGTAAAATAAGGGATTAATCTATCAATTAAACAAAGAGGGTGAATCATGAGTTAATGATTCACCCTCTTTTTGTTGGAATATATAGGATATCTTGTTGGAAAAGATAGGATATATTTTAGAAACAGTTAGTATCCTCGGTCGCACAACAGCTGTTGTGCGCTTGCATAACAGCTGATATGCGCATGCACAACAGCTGATGTGCATGCGGTGGACAGCTGTTATGCGCCAACTATTATTAAGACTTATTACACATCTTCTTTTTCTTTATAAAAAACTCTTTTTCCGGTTAGAAGATACGGTGAGTTAAACGCAACTCCAAGACAGGATAAACTTTTACTGCTTTGAAAAGACTTACATAATCGCCCACTTTTCCAGAGATATTCTTCACATCTTTAGCCAGGTCTACCCCATCGTGAGTAATGATACGGGGAGTTCCACCCCAGAACATGGCACCGCAATCAAACGAAATCCAATTACGGTCGCTACGATTCGACAACTTACCACCATAACCGAAACCTAAGTAAGGACGGAAATTGTTCACCTTAATCTTGCAGGAAACCATATTGTTGGCATCCGGCTCCATACGGTAAGGAGTTCCATCAGGATAATCACCGACATGAACACCCATTCTACCATAATCCATAAACTTATTGTAGAGAGACTCATCAGCATAAATTTTATTACCGCCGATAGAGATATAAGGTATAGGAATCACATTCGGATCATCGCTAATCTGACTCTCCCACGATTCCTTTACACGGTTATAAAGATTATTATAGATAGCAACACTCACCAAAGAGGTAGCATCATAAGCTGCATTTTCAGCCTTGGCTACTGTAGATGGTCCCCAATAGAAACCGGTGGTTACATGCCAATGCTTGTTGCGGAAAGGAAAGACATCCACCAACAGCTTGAAATTCTTCATCGTAGGCTTACCTTTCATATCCACATTACGGTCTACCTCAAATGCGAACATCTCATTCAAGGTCTGAGAGAGTTTGTTGAACTTCTCATCCTGTATCGTAGGATCGGTATCATCACCCACCTGCACCCCGAAGTGCATGGTTTGCTCATAATGCGGAAAGAAGTTGAAACCTGTGCGCACCTGCACCATTTTACCAATAGGCATTGCCAAATCTACACCCACGCCAGTGGTTCCCAAAGAGATAGAACCATCCAGATGATTGAGAATGTTCTTATCTCCCTTATCACCAGAAGGCTCTATCGTCTGTGCAAAGGCACAGGAAGCAGTCAATAAAGCTGCCACGATAAATCCGAAACGCTTTTTCGTAAATAATATAGTTTTACTTTCTCTAGTCACCCAGAACTTCTATACAATTGATATAACGTGGCAAAGATACGACATTTTTTTGAAAAATAACGCCTAAAAAAGCAAAATATAGCAGAATGATGCTTTTATTTTGAGTTTCAAGTGGTTGTGGCTGTTGTTGGCATTAAGTGGCATAGACGAGGAATAGCGAAAAACGCAGATTGGAGAAATAGAAACGCTTTCAAATCATTACCTCGCAGAAACGCCCTAATAAGCATTTTTAACGGTGACGGTTCAAATTTCCCCATTCTGCGTAAGTTTTGATTTTGCCATGCAGCTCTCATAGTTTAATTTTGCACCGAACAAAAAAGTAAGAATTATGAGATGCACTTTCAAGACAGTCTTCTATGTAAATGGAAGCAAGGAGAGAAACGGAATTGTCCCTATCATGGGACGTGTGACAATCAACGGAACTATCGCACAGTTCAGTTGCAAGCAGAGCGTTACCAAGGCTATCTGGGATGCCAAGGGCAACAGAGCCATAGGCAAGAGTAAGGAAGCCAAGGAGGTGAATTTTGCGCTCGACAACATCAAGGCTCAAATCGCCAAGCATTACCAACGACTTTCCGACCGTGAGGCGTTCGTTACCGCTGAAATGGTGAGAAACGCCTATCAAGGCATAGGCACCGAATACGAGACCTTGCTCAGAGCTTTCGACAAGGAGAACGCAGCCTTTGCCAAGCGTGTAGGCAAGGACAGAGCCAAGAACACTTACAACAAGTATCTTGTGGTGAGAAAGTACGTTGCCGAGTTCATCAAGTATCAGTACAAGCGCAGCGATATGTCCATGAATGAGCTTACCGAGGAGTTTATCCGTGACTATTGCCTTTACTTGAAAAATGTGGTAGGGCTTGCGCAGTCCTCCATTTGGATTTACTCAATACCTCTGAAACATATCGTTACGGCGGCACACTACAACGGCAAGATACCGAGAAATCCGTTTGCCATGTACCACGTTGACCCAGACCACAAGGAACGTGAGTTCTTGACCTTGGATGAGCTTACTGCCATGACTAATATAAAGTTGGAAGACCCCAATATGGCATTTGCAAGAGACCTCTTTATCTTTGGTTGTTGGACAGGTATATCATTCATTGACATCAAGAACTTGACTGAGGACAATATCAGCATGGTAAACAGTGCTCCTTGGATTGTGTCCAAGCGTCAGAAGACAGGCGTGCCGTTTCAAATCAAGCTGATGGATATTCCTATGCAGATTGTTGAGCGATACAAATCTTTCAGAAAGGGCAACCACTTGTTCAACATTGGTAATCTTGACGGCATCAACAAGCGCATTAAAAAAGTAGCTGTAATGTGTGGCATCAAGAAGCGGGTTTCGTTCCATGTATCCCGTCATAGTTGGGCTGTTTTAGCCTTGGAGTATGGTATGCCGATAGAAAGTGTGAGTAAGATTCTTGGTCACACGAACATCACCACAACGCAGATATACGCTAAGGTGACAAGCACCAAGCTTGACCATGACATAGCAGTCTTTGAAAGTCGAATCAAGGGGCATTTGCCAGTTATGGGAGGAATGGCATGAAAAGGACTGTAATCACCGTGGGCGGAAATGGAATGTTATCCATTCCGTCCAACTTGGAGAACTTGTGGATGAGTGAGGGCGAGTTGGTGGATATGCTTCATGTTACCGCCCCGAAACTCAACTCTGTGATACGAGCCATATATAAAGAAGGTATGTTGTTGATGTCGGAAGTCCAACAGAGGCAAGAACTTTCCAAAGGTATTTGGCAAACATTGTATGGATTCCCTATGGTTGTTGCCATTTGCTTCCGTCTCACCTCTAATGGTGCAGCGCAACTTCGTGATGCCATCTTCAAGAGGTTGTACGGAGCAAAAGAGAAAACAGCCATTGTCCTGCAACTCTACGGAGGGACAAATGCTTTTAGTTGAGAATGGTCGCATCTTTGACGCTTGGATATTCACTGTCGTATTGACTTATTGATTTACTGATTTACTGTCATATAGATTTATTGATTCACAAAATTCTTGATAGGGTGATTTATATTGCACATGAAGAAAAATATGAAATCTCATGCAAGTTTTTGATACGGTCTGCGTTTATTAGATATAAGTGTAACCCTTTAATATTGAAGAAATGTATGAAAATTAAAATGATTCTTATTGCATTAACCGCTTTGCTATCTTTGGCAAGCTGCGGTGATGATGACTCTGGTATTCAACTCACACAAGACGAAATCATTGGTGACATAAATACTGGTAAAAAGATTGTGATTACCTCTCTTACCACCTATACGGAAAGTAGCAGCAAAGTTAATGTAAATGGAGCTAAAGGCAAAATATCAGCAACATCTTCCGATGAAAGTATAGCCAAAGTCTCGTGCTCAACAAATGAAGCAGAGAAAGAAATCTATGTAAGTGGTGTTTCTGTAGGAAATACCACTATCACCATAACCGATTCCGATGGAAATACTGCTGTATTAAAGGTTGAAGTAAAAGATTGGACGACTCTTTGGGAACTTAGTAGAACAATGTATGTGGTAGATAGAAAATGTTTTGTTGAAGGTGTTTCTTCTGAGGATTCTGCAACTATTGCAGCTGATGCCATAGAGAAAGACTCATACAATAAATATTATACAATACGTACTCGTGATTATATTCCTTTCGGCTCTTATGTAACCAAGAGACTAACCATTACAGATGATAAAGGAAATGTCCGCATGGATGGAATTCTTAAGATTCAGCCAAATGCCGATAACTCCGAAGTTTGGCATTTATTACCTATTGGTAATTATACGGAAGTCGTTTTGGCTACATTTTACTATGACCAAGAAAGTATAGTCAAAGATGTGACAGATTATTATAAAACGGCATATCCTAAGATTAAGAAAGTTGAACTACATGCCATTTATGCAGTAGAAGAATTAGAACCAGACAAGTAAAAGTATAATGTAAAATTACTTTTTGTTCATCCCGAGGAAAGGTTTACAAGGAAGCCTTTCTTTGGGATTTTTTTCGTTTTATTTTATCCCGAAAGCCTACATCAAGCGCCTTGATTTCCAATCTTTTAACATTGCCGGTGCAAACTTCTCCATTCTGCGCAAGTTTGTGTTTTGCGTTTTGATTTTCCACCCTTACCTTTGCAACTTTAATTTTATCAACTCACAAAGGTTAGATTATGAGCAAGACAAACGACAACAAACAACCTGTAGCTGTGGAAAGAAAACAGCCACAGGCAGCACCTCCGCCAAACGAGGTGTTCATCCGTGTTGGCACTACCTTGTACAAGGTGGTTGACCAACCTAACATCAGTGGTGGAAAGGTAAGAAAGCGCATTCCTTGGAACATGGAGACCTTGCGTCAGGACTACGGCAAAGAGTTCGTCAAGTACGTTCACAAGTATGACGGCTTCTGTACCGTTCCCGAACATGTGAACCACCGCACGGTGATAGACGGTTTCCTCAACCTATACGAGCCGATAGGACATAAGCCGATGCAAGGGGACTTCCCTAATATCAAGAAGTTGGTTAGTCACATCTTCGGTGAGCAATATGAGCTTGGCATGGACTACCTGCAACTGCTCTATCTCAGACCTGTGCAGAAGTTGCCCATTCTGCTGCTCGTATCAGAGGAGAGGAACACAGGCAAGACCACGTTCTTGAACTTTCTGAAAGCGTTGTTCCAAGACAACGTGACATTCAACACCAACGAGGACTTCCGCAGTCAGTTCAATTCCGATTGGGCTGGCAAGCTGCTGATTGTCGTGGACGAGGTGTTGCTCAGTCGCAGGGAGGATTCCGAGCGGTTGAAGAACCTCAGCACCACCCTCTCGTACAAGGTGGAAGCCAAGGGCAAGGACAGGAACGAGATTTCCTTCTTTGCCAAGTTCGTGCTGTGCTCCAACAACGAATCACTCCCTGTCATCATTGACGAGGGCGAGACCCGATATTGGGTGAGGAAGATTTCATCGTTGCAATCTGACGATACCGACTTCTTGGAGAAACTGAAGGCGGAGATACCCGCTTTTCTGTTCCATCTGCAAGGCAGAACGCTATCCACAGAGCACAAGAGCCGAATGTGGTTCGCCCCCGAACAGATAGCGACCGATGCTCTGAGGAGAATCATACGCTGCAACCGTAACAGACTTGAGGTGGAAATGTCGGAGCTGTTCCTTGAGGTCATGGAGAACACCCAAACCGATAGTTTGCAATTCTGCCTCAATGACGCAATCGCCTTGTTGCAATGCAACCACGTGAAAGCGGAGAAGCACCTTGTGC includes these proteins:
- a CDS encoding site-specific integrase — protein: MRCTFKTVFYVNGSKERNGIVPIMGRVTINGTIAQFSCKQSVTKAIWDAKGNRAIGKSKEAKEVNFALDNIKAQIAKHYQRLSDREAFVTAEMVRNAYQGIGTEYETLLRAFDKENAAFAKRVGKDRAKNTYNKYLVVRKYVAEFIKYQYKRSDMSMNELTEEFIRDYCLYLKNVVGLAQSSIWIYSIPLKHIVTAAHYNGKIPRNPFAMYHVDPDHKEREFLTLDELTAMTNIKLEDPNMAFARDLFIFGCWTGISFIDIKNLTEDNISMVNSAPWIVSKRQKTGVPFQIKLMDIPMQIVERYKSFRKGNHLFNIGNLDGINKRIKKVAVMCGIKKRVSFHVSRHSWAVLALEYGMPIESVSKILGHTNITTTQIYAKVTSTKLDHDIAVFESRIKGHLPVMGGMA
- a CDS encoding pilus assembly protein N-terminal domain-containing protein, coding for MKIKMILIALTALLSLASCGDDDSGIQLTQDEIIGDINTGKKIVITSLTTYTESSSKVNVNGAKGKISATSSDESIAKVSCSTNEAEKEIYVSGVSVGNTTITITDSDGNTAVLKVEVKDWTTLWELSRTMYVVDRKCFVEGVSSEDSATIAADAIEKDSYNKYYTIRTRDYIPFGSYVTKRLTITDDKGNVRMDGILKIQPNADNSEVWHLLPIGNYTEVVLATFYYDQESIVKDVTDYYKTAYPKIKKVELHAIYAVEELEPDK
- a CDS encoding primase-helicase family protein, which gives rise to MMSKTNDNKQPVAVERKQPQAAPPPNEVFIRVGTTLYKVVDQPNISGGKVRKRIPWNMETLRQDYGKEFVKYVHKYDGFCTVPEHVNHRTVIDGFLNLYEPIGHKPMQGDFPNIKKLVSHIFGEQYELGMDYLQLLYLRPVQKLPILLLVSEERNTGKTTFLNFLKALFQDNVTFNTNEDFRSQFNSDWAGKLLIVVDEVLLSRREDSERLKNLSTTLSYKVEAKGKDRNEISFFAKFVLCSNNESLPVIIDEGETRYWVRKISSLQSDDTDFLEKLKAEIPAFLFHLQGRTLSTEHKSRMWFAPEQIATDALRRIIRCNRNRLEVEMSELFLEVMENTQTDSLQFCLNDAIALLQCNHVKAEKHLVRKIVQDCWKLQPSENALTYTSYEYNYNSSGHYSPTKRVGRFYTVTRDKLNSI